The Anopheles merus strain MAF chromosome 2L, AmerM5.1, whole genome shotgun sequence genome has a segment encoding these proteins:
- the LOC121592335 gene encoding protein javelin has protein sequence MIKYVCKYFYDFFYKLLMTKNSDSASNYVDRVRIRDSSNSFGGPGRGSGWRQKSLSNIDLPTSYRGIAGGIGGGITGGGLGAGQFRYRDYDSGLYDLYSRIDSRREEYEDLYGVNPKAARANGASSGNSGLSSSAGATAAAAAAAASSSSAAAAIAAGSPAGGGGSKSKKRHHRSQEVIAYDKSSEHGGHSHHHHHHHHHGSQQQQAAQQQQQFYNPDTGEACSLRRTRSLAVIREESYHDLHLPGRGGARRSQLIPRAKLIDRNFFKERFSYIYDDNGDVPEAPDSDANGYTLARRFSTSTQTANGGPGQQQPFPWHTDKSDLDSIDSSIFKHSLHQQNSFDGSRRNSIRSDSTKFVSKVEVHSQYSGVSGGSKSDTGVDADLKLLDDLSLREEPVRGKSGATLDTVRKRSGKFGPRDEDESGITIIEIKDSQVSHKSSSVISYDSIYLSSESDEKELLDEQQQQQPATPSEDRRRRRGKEAALIEAQFEEYEELFHEVDDLESTESTIDTLYGQVTKPKPKIVGVEPKKLHPNDSLRRYTKHNTGRSTIERLSIISNLKLRQEFGGGSDPPSPGGRKDRAAALPPVDSDYQYNSLPDADVCKILRNSERIDAKLRRIADSEHDGDAASRKREFDSLPRLNKANLNLTRPPSDEDTSLEESDKGAPSIEVVETPTKEVQGKVYLQELGVELDYENSVVAGNSDQESDITIVAPQESLELTTPAIVVTPADKKPASSSSVIYSTFASTVGKQTTTKINFESKERQKPEPDALREVRTKLKPVQQTQTIQPKVPLALAPTVKLGGRKVIVDEVAAKAVQREKELGREQAPPTAPKNGVQEQVAPPVPKKPPKDPELPQEVATSVGIPIANAKTSNNEPETDLPPAEEKQGSPKVDHSSLFKDTNPFKEQARREIKHRVNDRPLFKGVRRFNSTENIFTSTPIIVTKTFNNCIKTNEVKTKSFDSLIVESSQQCQQDKHKLKMPRPQVIQIVDSKQPPATNGADTLRKTSKNGQQTQREFLHKVDSVRSYWSKMLDEVEQLTTDSDAIRTGEALQNAKNELLTSSAAASAVAAPPGAPTNQLAAYHQQSLSKNGNAGRKSSIGSATSEASDGSNRSTNTGSTRTVSSGGGQHVRPSAATTGGGRNKYSTYQLEDEEQHEDGSDLRYQSFSPTVEIIELDGHKQAALVKPKNARELDFDHVRYKVMKSEMFQKNLLVNHRKAAQFDGLMQYLQDYSFQELLAHNNVVIIEPVRTKIEKISEKPPHAPAAVCRITNGALGVPGAGGGSGRRPNVPTNGAAASGIKKHFFYHPIRVNKELLDEELPSPDTVRNVRKLFEGTLRLGTAAKQAYEEAKANGTAGIRKWDSASLSSGVSSSGDLSSPCDCGEPGEDAAAATSIESQLAGELESHYVSQDVLEKIRECGSTVTYYGGRVLDKRTEAISTMTRAIMREIRGQDRQCGVCQPHGCHRHSIADDERVAEVDEEEEEEEDEQDEHDHAHGCSGSLRRPLSGEREGGLGVKFKLVKSNSCSSRLELAGTGKTPPDLLRPNGRMRGRHILPEESSTRGTVEATIEEPEESVRDMVSRLESGNGATLITGRTTANKPRIIESRCIEKYEPAEPAITINSQTTVDGTATIAAVGAVVSERKSPVPAPPAEPGVTVNNHINVVQPVASIPQPPPIPGPLVIPPLLRGGPAKTLPSIEVAAAAAAAAVPPPPTAPAVMSGATSMERPPKVCRNRNVDLAFAATMRQLVGLNGNGTVLRPPSAVKKSSSQVSVHGAESNDQSPQDSAPSSAASVTKTVTFNFTNGASVGVTEQTTNGHEESQQHHHTTNGTQQQQTVVDQSENLRPSAIAEQRKLDELTSPKLVNWSSIGRFDERQYFANDRKLIEKRKYDDMEFEEFEVLDPNAPPEHYDSLNSK, from the exons ATGATCAAGTATGTCTGTAAATATTTCTATGATTTCTTCTACAAGTTGTTAATGACCAA AAATTCCGACTCAGCATCGAACTACGTGGACCGCGTGCGCATCCGTGACTCGTCCAACTCGTTCGGAGGGCCGGGCCGAGGATCCGGGTGGCGTCAGAAGTCCCTGTCGAATATAGATCTACCGACGAGCTACCGCGGTATCGCCGGCGGCATCGGCGGGGGCATCACTGGCGGTGGCTTGGGTGCTGGTCAGTTTCGCTACCGCGACTATGACTCAGGACTGTACGATCTATATTCGCGCATAGACAGCCGCCGGGAGGAGTACGAAGATCTGTACGGCGTCAACCCGAAGGCGGCACGGGCAAACGGGGCCAGCAGTGGCAACAGTGGCCTCAGCTCATCGGCTGGTGCaacagcggcggcggcggcggcagcggcttcatcatcatcggcagcagcagcaatagccGCCGGATCGccggccggtggtggtggcagcaaGTCGAAGAAGCGGCACCACCGCAGCCAGGAGGTGATCGCGTACGATAAGTCGTCCGAACACGGCGGCCAcagccaccatcatcatcatcaccatcatcacggttcgcagcagcaacaggccgcccagcagcagcagcagttctaCAACCCCGACACTGGGGAGGCTTGCAGTTTGCGCCGTACCCGCAGCCTCGCCGTCATACGCGAGGAGTCGTACCACGATCTACATCTTCCCGGGCGCGGCGGTGCTAGGCGATCGCAGCTAATTCCGAGAGCGAAGCTGATCGATAGGAATTTTTTCAAGGAACG TTTTAGCTACATCTACGACGACAACGGAGACGTACCGGAGGCGCCGGACAGTGACGCGAACGGGTACACGCTAGCGCGTCGATTCTCCACCTCCACGCAAACGGCAAACGGTGGCCCGGGACAGCAGCAACCCTTCCCGTGGCACACGGACAAGAGCGATCTCGACTCGATCGATTCCTCCATCTTCAAGCACTCGCTGCATCAGCAGAACAGCTTCGACGGCAGCCGGCGCAACTCGATCCGCAGCGATTCGACCAAGTTTGTGTCGAAGGTAGAGGTGCACAGCCAGTACTCGGGCGTCTCGGGTGGCAGCAAGTCTGACACGGGCGTTGACGCCGACCTGAAGCTGCTGGACGATCTATCACTGCGCGAGGAGCCGGTGCGTGGCAAATCCGGTGCAACGCTTGACACGGTGCGCAAGCGCTCGGGCAAGTTTGGGCCGCGCGACGAGGACGAAAGTGGCATTACGATCATCGAAATCAAGGACAGTCAGGTGTCACACAAGAGCTCGAGCGTCATCTCGTACGATTCAATCTATCTGTCGTCGGAGAGTGACGAGAAGGAGCTGCtggacgagcagcagcagcagcagccggcaaCACCGAGCGAAGACAGACGCCGACGCCGTGGCAAGGAGGCGGCCCTGATTGAGGCACAGTTTGAGGAGTACGAGGAGCTGTTCCACGAGGTTGACGATCTCGAAAGTACTGAGAGTACGATCGACACCCTGTACGGGCAGGTAACGAAGCCGAAGCCTAAAATTGTGGGTGTGGAGCCGAAGAAGCTCCATCCGAACGATTCTTTGCGTCGCTACACCAAGCACAACACCGGGCGTAGTACGATCGAGAGGCTGTCGATCATCTCTAACTTGAAGCTGCGGCAGGAGTTTGGCGGTGGAAGCGATCCACCTTCGCCGGGCGGTAGAAAGGACCGAGCGGCGGCTCTGCCACCGGTAGACAGTGACTACCAGTACAACTCGCTGCCCGATGCGGACGTCTGCAAGATACTGCGCAACTCCGAGCGGATCGATGCGAAGCTGAGACGAATTGCCGACAGTGAACACGACGGGGACGCAGCTAGCCGCAAGCGCGAGTTTGACTCGTTGCCGCGCCTGAACAAAGCGAATCTGAACCTGACGCGCCCACCGTCCGACGAGGACACATCACTCGAGGAGTCGGACAAGGGTGCACCATCGATTGAGGTGGTTGAAACGCCGACCAAAGAGGTGCAGGGCAAGGTATACTTGCAGGAGTTGGGCGTTGAGCTTGATTACGAAAATTCGGTCGTAGCGGGAAATAGCGATCAGGAGAGTGACATCACGATCGTTGCACCGCAGGAAAGTTTGGAGCTGACGACACCGGCAATCGTTGTCACGCCGGCAGATAAGAAGCCAGCATCGTCTTCATCCGTCATCTACTCGACGTTTGCGAGCACCGTTGGCAAGCAGACGACCACGAAGATCAACTTCGAGAGCAAGGAGCGCCAAAAGCCGGAACCAGACGCGCTGCGGGAAGTGCGCACCAAGTTAAAGCCGGTTCAGCAGACTCAGACGATCCAGCCGAAGGTACCGCTGGCCCTAGCGCCCACCGTAAAGCTCGGCGGACGGAAGGTAATCGTGGATGAAGTAGCCGCCAAGGCAGTACAGCGTGAAAAGGAGCTAGGACGTGAGCAGGCGCCACCGACGGCACCCAAAAACGGTGTTCAAGAGCAGGTTGCCCCACCCGTTCCCAAGAAACCGCCAAAAGACCCAGAGTTGCCGCAGGAGGTAGCAACGTCAGTAGGGATACCGATCGCCAACGCAAAGACATCGAACAACGAGCCCGAAACAGATCTTCCACCGGCAGAAGAGAAGCAGGGCAGTCCAAAGGTTGACCATTCAAGTCTCTTCAAAGACACAAACCCGTTCAAGGAGCAGGCTCGCCGCGAGATCAAACACCGCGTTAACGATCGGCCCCTTTTCAAGGGTGTGAGGCGCTTCAACAGCACCGAGAACATCTTCACCTCGACGCCCATCATCGTGACGAAGACGTTCAACAACTGCATCAAAACGAACGAGGTGAAGACGAAATCGTTCGACTCGCTGATCGTGGAAAGTAGCCAGCAGTGTCAGCAAGACAAGCACAAGCTTAAGATGCCCCGCCCGCAAGTGATACAGATCGTCGACTCGAAGCAGCCGCCGGCCACCAACGGTGCCGACACGCTGCGCAAAACGTCCAAAAACGGGCAGCAAACGCAGCGCGAGTTCCTGCACAAGGTGGACTCGGTGCGCAGCTACTGGTCGAAGATGCTGGACGAGGTGGAACAACTAACGACGGATAGTGATGCAATCCGCACCGGGGAGGCACTGCAGAATGCAAAAAACGAGCTGCTGACGAGCAGCGCAGCCGCGTCTGCGGTCGCTGCTCCGCCGGGtgcaccaaccaaccagctAGCGGCCTATCATCAGCAGTCGCTGTCAAAAAACGGTAACGCCGGGCGGAAGTCCAGCATCGGCTCGGCGACATCGGAAGCATCGGACGGCTCGAACCGGTCCACCAACACCGGCTCCACCAGGACGGTCTCGAGCGGGGGCGGGCAGCACGTGCGCCCGTCCGCCGCCACGACCGGTGGTGGCCGCAACAAGTACTCCACCTACCAGCTCGAGGACGAAGAGCAGCACGAGGACGGGTCTGATCTACGCTACCAGAGCTTCAGCCCGACGGTCGAGATCATCGAACTGGACGGGCACAAGCAGGCGGCACTGGTGAAGCCGAAGAACGCCCGCGAGCTCGACTTTGACCACGTGCGGTACAAGGTGATGAAGTCGGAGATGTTTCAAAAAAACTTGCTGGTAAACCATCGGAAAGCGGCTCAGTTCGATGGTTTAATGCAGTACCTACAGGATTACAGCTTCCAGGAGCTGCTCGCTCACAACAACGTTGTAATCATCGAGCCGGTCCGGACGAAGATCGAGAAGATCTCCGAAAAGCCGCCGCACGCGCCGGCGGCCGTCTGCCGGATCACGAACGGGGCGCTGGGCGTACCGGGCGCTGGTGGGGGGAGCGGCCGTCGCCCGAACGTGCCGACAAACGGGGCGGCGGCGTCCGGCATCAAGAAACACTTCTTCTACCATCCGATCCGGGTGAACAAGGAGCTGCTGGACGAGGAGCTGCCGAGCCCGGACACGGTGCGCAATGTGCGCAAACTGTTCGAGGGCACGTTGCGGCTTGGCACCGCCGCCAAGCAGGCGTACGAGGAGGCGAAGGCGAACGGCACGGCAG GCATCCGCAAATGGGACTCGGCCAGCCTGTCGAGCGGTGTATCGTCCAGCGGTGACCTTAGCTCCCCGTGTGACTGCGGCGAACCGGGTGAGgatgcggcggcggcgaccaGCATCGAGTCGCAGCTGGCCGGCGAGCTGGAATCGCACTACGTCAGCCAGGACGTGCTGGAGAAGATACGGGAGTGCGGCTCGACCGTCACCTACTACGGTGGCCGCGTGCTGGACAAGCGCACCGAAGCGATCAGCACGATGACGCGGGCGATAATGCGCGAGATACGGGGGCAGGATCGGCAGTGTGGTGTCTGTCAGCCGCACGGCTGCCATCGTCACTCCATCGCCGATGATGAGCGAGTGGCGGAGGTGgacgaagaagaggaagaggaggaagatgaGCAGGACGAGCATGACCATGCGCACGGCTGCTCCGGCAGCCTACGGAGGCCGCTGTCTGGCGAGCGGGAAGGTGGATTAG GTGTTAAGTTCAAGCTGGTCAAATCGAACAGCTGCAGCAGCCGGCTGGAGCTGGCCGGCACCGGCAAGACGCCGCCAGATCTGCTGCGCCCGAACGGGCGCATGCGCGGCCGCCACATCCTCCCGGAGGAAAGCTCCACCCGCGGCACGGTCGAGGCAACGATCGAGGAGCCGGAAGAGAGCGTACGCGACATGGTCAGCCGGTTGGAGAGTGGCAACGGCGCCACGCTCATCACCGGACGCACCACCGCCAACAAACCGCGCATCATCGAGTCGCGGTGCATCGAAAAGTACGAACCGGCCGAGCCGGCCATCACAATCAACAGCCAGACGACGGTTGACGGGACGGCGACGATTGCGGCCGTCGGTGCAGTGGTCAGTGAGCGAAAGTCACCGGTACCGGCGCCACCAGCGGAACCCGGCGTCACCGTTAACAATCACATCAACGTGGTGCAGCCAGTCGCATCGATTCCGCAACCGCCACCGATACCGGGTCCGCTCGTGATACCGCCACTCCTGCGAGGAGGTCCAGCAAAAACATTACCCTCCAttgaagtagcagcagcagcagcagcagcagcagtaccaccaccacccacagCACCTGCGGTAATGTCTGGCGCTACCTCGATGGAGCGTCCACCGAAGGTTTGCCGGAACAGGAATGTGGATCTTGCGTTTGCTGCCACCATGCGGCAGCTGGTTGGGTTGAATGGAAACGGTACGGTGCTGCGGCCACCTTCCGCCGTCAAGAAGTCCTCCTCGCAGGTATCGGTGCACGGTGCAGAGTCCAATGATCAGTCCCCGCAGGACAGTGCACCGTCCAGTGCGGCTTCCGTTACGAAGACGGTTACATTTAACTTCACCAATGGAGCGTCGGTGGGGGTTACTGAGCAGACGACGAACGGACATGAGGAgtcgcagcagcatcatcacacGACGAATggaacgcagcagcagcagacggtGGTAGACCAAAGTGAGAACCTGCGACCGAGCGCCATTGCCGAGCAGCGCAAGCTGGACGAGCTGACATCGCCGAAGCTGGTGAACTGGAGCAGCATCGGGCGGTTCGACGAGCGCCAGTACTTCGCCAACGACCGGAAGCTGATCGAGAAGCGCAAGTACGACGACATGGAGTTCGAGGAGTTCGAGGTGCTCGATCCGAACGCACCGCCGGAGCACTACGACAGTCTCAACAGCAAGTGA